In Streptomyces sp. NBC_01408, one DNA window encodes the following:
- a CDS encoding R3H domain-containing nucleic acid-binding protein: MTEGTTTAAAEGGDTLTRLEQEGEIAADYLEGLLDIADLDGDIDMDVEADRAAVSIVSDSAGRDLQKLVGRDGEVLEALQELTRLAVHRETGDRSRLMLDIAGFRAKKREELAALGAQAAADVKASGEPLKLAPMTPFERKVVHDAVAAAGLRSESEGEEPQRFVVVLPA, translated from the coding sequence GTGACGGAAGGCACCACAACCGCCGCCGCTGAGGGTGGCGACACCCTGACCCGCCTCGAGCAGGAGGGCGAGATCGCGGCCGACTACCTCGAGGGTCTGCTGGACATCGCCGACCTGGACGGCGACATCGACATGGACGTCGAGGCCGACCGGGCCGCCGTGTCCATCGTCAGCGACTCCGCCGGCCGCGACCTGCAGAAGCTCGTGGGCCGCGACGGCGAGGTCCTGGAAGCCCTTCAGGAGCTGACCCGCCTCGCCGTGCACCGCGAGACCGGAGACCGCAGCCGGCTGATGCTGGACATCGCCGGGTTCCGTGCGAAGAAGCGTGAGGAGCTGGCGGCGCTGGGCGCCCAGGCCGCGGCGGACGTGAAGGCGTCCGGCGAGCCGCTGAAGCTGGCGCCGATGACCCCGTTCGAGCGCAAGGTCGTCCACGACGCCGTGGCGGCCGCAGGTCTGCGGAGCGAGTCCGAGGGCGAGGAGCCGCAGCGCTTCGTCGTTGTGCTCCCGGCCTGA
- the yidC gene encoding membrane protein insertase YidC — protein MDTIASLFSFITTPVSWIIVQFHSLYGAVFGPDSGWAWGLSIVSLVILIRICLIPLFVKQIKATRGMQALQPKMKVIQERYKNDKQRQSEEMMKLYKETGTNPLSSCLPILAQSPFFFALYSVLSSIASGKEIGYIDGPLLASARQAHIFGAPLAAKFTDSAEKVASLNASITDVRVVTAIMIILMSLSQFYTQRQLMQKNVDLSVKTPFMQQQKMLMYIFPVIFAVMGINFPVGVLVYWLTTNLWTMGQQMYVINQNPTPGSKAQDQYLTRLLKSIGAHGDVKGRGKKKVVAAIVAKGPDRNDNERKFITALTKQGLAAQADGSVTKSSEATADADAASGGAAKRQQPKRQPKSKRQTPSKPSPKK, from the coding sequence GTGGACACGATTGCCAGTCTGTTCAGCTTTATCACCACACCCGTGTCGTGGATCATCGTCCAGTTCCACAGCCTGTACGGGGCGGTCTTCGGGCCGGACAGCGGGTGGGCCTGGGGCCTGTCCATCGTGTCCCTGGTGATCTTGATCCGTATCTGTCTGATCCCGCTCTTCGTGAAGCAGATCAAGGCGACGCGGGGTATGCAGGCGCTCCAGCCGAAGATGAAGGTGATCCAGGAGCGCTACAAGAACGACAAGCAGCGTCAGTCCGAAGAGATGATGAAGCTGTACAAGGAGACGGGTACCAACCCGCTCTCCTCGTGCCTCCCCATCCTGGCGCAGTCCCCGTTCTTCTTCGCGCTCTACAGCGTGCTCTCGAGCATCGCCAGCGGCAAAGAGATCGGTTACATCGACGGTCCGCTGCTGGCGAGCGCGCGTCAGGCGCACATTTTTGGCGCCCCGCTGGCGGCGAAGTTCACGGACAGCGCCGAGAAGGTCGCCAGCCTGAACGCCTCGATCACCGATGTGCGTGTCGTGACCGCGATCATGATCATCCTGATGTCGCTGTCGCAGTTCTACACCCAGCGTCAGCTGATGCAGAAGAACGTCGACCTCTCGGTCAAGACGCCGTTCATGCAGCAGCAGAAGATGCTGATGTACATCTTCCCCGTGATCTTCGCGGTCATGGGCATCAACTTCCCCGTCGGTGTCCTCGTCTACTGGCTGACCACGAACCTGTGGACCATGGGCCAGCAGATGTACGTGATCAACCAGAACCCGACGCCGGGCAGCAAGGCCCAGGACCAGTACCTGACCCGTCTGCTCAAGTCGATCGGCGCGCACGGCGACGTCAAGGGCCGGGGCAAGAAGAAGGTCGTGGCGGCGATCGTGGCCAAGGGCCCGGACCGCAACGACAACGAGCGCAAGTTCATCACGGCGCTCACGAAGCAGGGTCTGGCCGCGCAGGCGGACGGCTCCGTGACCAAGAGTTCCGAGGCGACGGCCGACGCTGATGCGGCGAGCGGCGGTGCCGCGAAGCGGCAGCAGCCCAAGCGGCAGCCGAAGTCGAAGCGTCAGACGCCCAGCAAGCCCTCTCCCAAGAAGTAA
- the rnpA gene encoding ribonuclease P protein component, which translates to MLSPENRLRRREDFASAVRRGRRAGRPLLVVHLRTSGSTDPHEPGEIDPSTRAGFVVSKAVGGAVVRNRVKRRLRHLVRDRLAQLPAGSLVVVRALPGSGDAGPDELARDLDAALVRLLGGVAR; encoded by the coding sequence GTGCTGTCTCCCGAAAACCGGCTGAGGCGGCGCGAGGACTTCGCGAGCGCGGTACGCCGAGGTCGTCGGGCTGGTCGCCCGCTCCTCGTCGTCCACCTACGTACAAGCGGTTCAACGGACCCGCACGAGCCGGGGGAGATCGATCCCTCGACGCGTGCGGGTTTCGTCGTCAGCAAGGCTGTCGGCGGCGCCGTCGTCCGTAACCGGGTGAAGCGCCGTCTGCGCCATCTGGTCCGCGACCGGCTGGCTCAGCTGCCCGCCGGTAGCCTGGTGGTGGTACGTGCGTTGCCCGGATCGGGCGACGCCGGCCCCGACGAACTGGCCCGGGACCTGGATGCCGCGCTGGTGCGGCTCCTGGGAGGCGTGGCTCGATGA
- the rpmH gene encoding 50S ribosomal protein L34 has product MSKRTFQPNNRRRAKTHGFRLRMRTRAGRAILANRRGKGRAALSA; this is encoded by the coding sequence GTGAGCAAGCGCACCTTCCAGCCGAACAACCGCCGTCGTGCCAAGACCCACGGCTTCCGTCTCCGGATGCGTACCCGTGCCGGTCGCGCGATCCTCGCGAACCGTCGTGGCAAGGGCCGCGCCGCCCTTTCCGCGTAA
- the dnaA gene encoding chromosomal replication initiator protein DnaA → MADVPADLAAVWPRVLEKLLGEGQPGIEPKDKQWVERCQPLALVADTALLAVPNEWGKRVLEGRLAPLISDALSRECGRPIRIAITVDDSAGEPAPPAPSAQQPGGYEPYGGQRGGHTGPGGGPSDDQLPSARPAYPDYQQPRPEPGAWPRGGQQDDYGWQQPRLGGFPERDPYASPQPGYLQQSEPSGYEQSSYEQQKYEQQKYEQSPYESQQPHQPHQSHQYEQPAPRPATGRPSSAPAPSGGSTSGPLEPTARLNPKYLFDTFVIGASNRFAHAAAVAVAEAPAKAYNPLFIYGESGLGKTHLLHAIGHYARSLYPGTRVRYVSSEEFTNEFINSIRDGKGDAFRKRYREMDILLVDDIQFLASKESTQEEFFHTFNTLHNANKQIVLSSDRPPKQLVTLEDRLRNRFEWGLITDVQPPELETRIAILRKKAVQEQLNAPPEVLEFIASRISRNIRELEGALIRVTAFASLNRQPVDLGLTEDVLKNLIPGGEDSAPEITASDIMAATADYFGLTVDDLCGSSRSRVLVTARQIAMYLCRELTDLSLPKIGAQFGGRDHTTVMHADRKIRALMAERRSIYNQVTELTNRIKNA, encoded by the coding sequence GTGGCTGACGTACCTGCCGATCTTGCCGCAGTGTGGCCAAGGGTGCTCGAAAAGCTCCTCGGGGAGGGACAGCCGGGCATCGAGCCCAAGGACAAGCAGTGGGTCGAGCGGTGTCAGCCCCTGGCCCTCGTCGCCGACACCGCGCTCCTGGCCGTCCCCAACGAATGGGGCAAGCGCGTCCTCGAGGGCCGTCTGGCCCCGCTGATCAGTGACGCCCTCAGCCGCGAGTGCGGCCGCCCGATCCGGATCGCCATCACCGTGGACGACTCGGCCGGCGAGCCCGCGCCCCCGGCACCGTCCGCCCAGCAGCCGGGCGGGTACGAGCCCTACGGCGGCCAGCGCGGCGGCCACACCGGCCCCGGCGGCGGCCCGTCCGACGACCAGCTCCCCAGCGCCCGTCCCGCCTACCCGGACTACCAGCAGCCGCGCCCCGAGCCCGGCGCCTGGCCCCGCGGCGGCCAGCAGGACGACTACGGCTGGCAGCAGCCGCGCCTCGGCGGATTTCCCGAGCGCGACCCGTACGCCTCCCCGCAGCCGGGCTACCTCCAGCAGTCCGAGCCCTCCGGCTACGAGCAGAGCTCCTACGAACAGCAGAAGTACGAGCAGCAGAAGTACGAGCAGTCCCCGTACGAATCCCAGCAGCCCCATCAGCCCCATCAGTCCCATCAGTACGAGCAGCCCGCGCCCCGCCCGGCCACCGGCCGGCCCTCCTCCGCGCCCGCCCCGTCCGGCGGTTCCACCTCGGGCCCGCTGGAGCCGACCGCCCGGCTGAACCCCAAGTACCTCTTCGACACCTTCGTCATCGGCGCCTCCAACCGCTTCGCGCACGCCGCCGCGGTGGCCGTCGCCGAGGCGCCCGCGAAGGCGTACAACCCCCTCTTCATCTATGGGGAGTCGGGCCTCGGCAAGACGCACCTGCTGCACGCCATCGGGCACTACGCGCGGAGCCTCTACCCCGGCACCCGCGTGCGGTACGTGAGCTCCGAGGAGTTCACCAACGAGTTCATCAACTCCATCCGCGACGGCAAGGGCGACGCGTTCCGCAAGCGCTACCGCGAGATGGACATCCTGCTCGTCGACGACATCCAGTTCCTCGCGAGCAAGGAGTCGACGCAGGAGGAGTTCTTCCACACCTTCAATACGCTCCACAACGCCAACAAGCAGATCGTGCTCTCCTCCGACCGGCCGCCCAAGCAGCTCGTCACCCTGGAGGACCGGCTCCGCAACCGCTTCGAGTGGGGCCTGATCACCGACGTCCAGCCGCCCGAGCTGGAGACCCGCATCGCGATCCTGCGCAAGAAGGCGGTCCAGGAGCAGCTCAACGCCCCGCCGGAGGTACTGGAGTTCATCGCCTCCCGCATCTCGCGCAACATCCGCGAGCTGGAGGGGGCGCTGATCCGGGTCACGGCCTTCGCGAGCCTCAACCGGCAGCCGGTGGACCTGGGCCTGACCGAGGACGTGCTCAAGAACCTGATCCCGGGCGGCGAGGACAGCGCGCCCGAGATCACCGCCTCCGACATCATGGCGGCCACCGCGGACTACTTCGGGCTCACCGTGGACGACCTGTGCGGCTCCTCGCGCAGCCGGGTCCTGGTCACCGCCCGGCAGATCGCCATGTACCTGTGCCGGGAGCTCACCGACCTCTCCCTGCCCAAGATCGGGGCCCAGTTCGGCGGCCGCGACCACACCACCGTGATGCACGCGGACCGCAAGATCCGCGCCCTGATGGCCGAGCGCCGCTCCATCTACAACCAGGTCACGGAGCTCACCAACCGCATCAAGAACGCCTGA